A single genomic interval of Selenobaculum gibii harbors:
- a CDS encoding thymidine phosphorylase translates to MRMYDLIAKKRDNFALNDKEIAFMIDGYVAGSIADYQMAAMLMAIYLNGMSDKELAILTDYMSRSGDCIDLSGIEGVKVDKHSTGGVGDKTTLVIAPIVAACGGKVAKMSGRGLGHTGGTVDKMEAIPHMRTALKEQEFFDIVNKHGLSVIGQTGNLAPADKKLYALRDVTATVSSIPLIAASIMSKKLAAGSDCILLDVKKGSGAFMKTIDDAIELSEKMVSIGAAAGKRTVALITDMDIPLGNAIGNSLEIIEVVDTLKGKGPEDLTEVCLTLAQNMLYLSGKGSLEECKKMAEKSLRDGSAFDKLVAMVDAQGGDTGVILNTEKFVKAPYLHEVIAQQEGYIEKMDTEKCGIVSVILGAGRETKESVIDFSAGIIMRKKVGNYVKVGDVLAVFYTSKKGVLADAESLYKEALTIGTHKPAKEPLIFARVEKGKVEKFHS, encoded by the coding sequence GTGAGAATGTATGATTTAATTGCAAAAAAACGTGATAATTTTGCTTTAAATGATAAAGAGATTGCATTTATGATTGACGGATATGTCGCAGGAAGTATTGCAGATTATCAAATGGCAGCAATGCTTATGGCAATCTATCTCAATGGGATGAGTGATAAAGAGTTAGCTATACTTACTGATTACATGTCGCGCTCCGGAGATTGCATTGATTTATCTGGAATCGAAGGAGTCAAAGTGGACAAGCATAGTACTGGTGGTGTAGGAGACAAGACAACGCTTGTGATTGCGCCGATTGTTGCGGCCTGTGGAGGTAAAGTTGCGAAGATGTCAGGGCGTGGACTTGGGCATACGGGTGGGACGGTTGATAAAATGGAAGCGATTCCACATATGCGGACCGCACTTAAAGAGCAAGAATTCTTTGATATTGTGAATAAACATGGGCTTAGTGTAATCGGGCAGACGGGAAATCTTGCACCTGCTGATAAAAAATTGTATGCATTGCGGGATGTAACGGCAACGGTAAGTAGCATTCCTCTAATCGCGGCATCCATTATGAGTAAAAAGCTAGCTGCAGGAAGCGATTGTATTCTGCTCGACGTCAAAAAAGGCAGTGGCGCATTTATGAAGACGATTGATGATGCGATTGAATTATCAGAAAAAATGGTGTCAATTGGAGCGGCGGCCGGAAAACGCACAGTTGCTTTGATTACGGATATGGATATTCCGCTTGGAAATGCGATTGGAAATTCTTTAGAAATTATTGAAGTTGTCGATACATTGAAAGGAAAAGGGCCGGAGGATTTGACGGAAGTCTGTTTGACGTTGGCTCAAAATATGCTGTATTTATCGGGAAAAGGAAGTCTGGAAGAATGCAAGAAAATGGCGGAAAAATCACTCCGAGACGGTTCGGCCTTTGATAAACTTGTTGCAATGGTAGATGCTCAAGGTGGAGATACAGGGGTAATTCTTAACACAGAGAAATTTGTTAAGGCGCCTTATTTACATGAAGTGATTGCTCAGCAAGAGGGATATATCGAAAAAATGGATACTGAAAAGTGTGGTATTGTTTCAGTGATTCTAGGTGCGGGCAGAGAAACGAAAGAAAGTGTGATTGATTTTTCAGCTGGAATCATCATGCGAAAAAAAGTTGGCAATTATGTCAAAGTTGGTGATGTGTTGGCTGTGTTTTATACTTCGAAAAAGGGGGTACTTGCGGATGCAGAATCTTTATATAAGGAAGCTTTAACGATTGGCACGCATAAGCCAGCGAAGGAACCTTTGATTTTTGCTCGCGTTGAGAAAGGTAAAGTAGAAAAATTTCATTCTTGA
- the deoC gene encoding deoxyribose-phosphate aldolase, giving the protein MTESEILRRIDHTLLKAVATWEDIEKLCEEAITYKTASVCVPPSYVKRIHNKYGDKINICTVIGFPLGYSTTKAKLTEVEQALADGANEFDMVINLTDVKNGDYDKVTEEIRTLKKAVGTKVLKVIIETCSLTEQEKIAMCKAVTEAEADFIKTSTGFGIGGATLNDIRLFKQNIGKNVRIKAAGGIRSIEDLEAFIGEGCDRIGTSSAVQLFRSQEAWDEK; this is encoded by the coding sequence ATGACAGAATCGGAAATTTTGAGACGGATAGATCATACATTATTAAAAGCAGTTGCAACTTGGGAAGATATCGAGAAATTATGTGAAGAGGCGATTACATATAAGACTGCTTCTGTTTGCGTACCTCCATCCTATGTAAAAAGAATTCATAATAAATATGGGGATAAAATTAATATTTGTACGGTTATTGGATTTCCGCTTGGCTATAGCACTACTAAGGCTAAGTTGACGGAAGTTGAACAGGCTTTAGCTGATGGAGCGAATGAATTTGATATGGTAATTAACCTCACAGATGTAAAAAATGGTGATTATGATAAGGTTACAGAAGAAATTAGAACGTTAAAAAAAGCTGTTGGAACTAAAGTTCTCAAGGTGATTATTGAAACGTGCTCTTTAACAGAGCAGGAAAAGATTGCAATGTGCAAAGCAGTCACTGAGGCGGAAGCGGATTTTATTAAAACCTCGACTGGTTTTGGCATAGGTGGAGCTACACTTAATGATATTCGCTTATTTAAGCAGAATATTGGCAAGAATGTAAGGATTAAAGCAGCTGGTGGTATAAGGTCAATCGAGGATTTAGAGGCTTTTATCGGTGAAGGTTGCGACAGGATTGGGACGAGTTCTGCGGTTCAACTGTTTCGCAGTCAAGAAGCTTGGGATGAAAAGTAG
- a CDS encoding ATP-binding protein — translation METINIPVITSLAGTAMIVVIYIYLYFLYEERCIGIWAIAWTTLFSRYVFFDSGLLTWQDSFFNFFVFQSLIIASCLLLVRGIYDFMGKPFDKQKLFGGIILLTVLNTFTDVIAPSPQIKLLFPLIVGSSIGLWMGVIFIRLKNLQGIGHLFTGFAYIAWNLFNLSYPFNIFSPLIANYSYIIGGTLRLCIGIGTLLVYFEKVRNDLIKKEHEARLFAENASDIIYYVEMYPTFKINYISPAVLQVTGYTVQDFMKNPTFYLKVIHPEDRKLIERFIRSAPDNIQDTLLLRIFDKNKKIIWLEQKVVPVYHRNNQFIGIQGIIRDISERKNLERLSSVLDKMSAVRNMAATVAHEIRNPMTTVKGYLQLMSRKNKYQSDHDKFKLMIDELNRANLIISEYLSASREKVILLKPCVLNDIILTILPLLEATAKDNFVTIKTKLSELPKIPLDENEIRQLILNIVRNGVEAMQNGGFLHIETVYNKNQVVLSIHDHGTGIPEEILNNIGTPFFTTKDTGTGLGLSVCYQIAARHNANIKIDTSNLGTTFHICFDL, via the coding sequence ATGGAGACTATAAATATTCCCGTGATAACCTCATTAGCAGGTACAGCCATGATTGTCGTTATATATATCTATCTTTACTTTCTCTATGAGGAACGCTGCATTGGTATTTGGGCAATTGCCTGGACTACTCTCTTTTCTCGTTACGTTTTTTTTGATTCCGGATTATTAACCTGGCAAGACTCCTTCTTCAATTTTTTTGTATTTCAATCTCTTATTATCGCTAGTTGTCTCTTGCTGGTTCGTGGTATATACGACTTTATGGGGAAGCCTTTTGACAAACAAAAACTATTTGGTGGTATTATCCTGCTAACAGTTTTAAATACATTTACCGATGTGATTGCTCCTTCACCACAAATCAAACTTTTATTTCCGCTAATTGTCGGCAGCTCTATCGGCCTATGGATGGGCGTAATTTTTATTCGATTAAAGAATCTTCAAGGAATCGGACACCTTTTTACTGGATTTGCCTATATCGCATGGAACCTCTTTAATTTATCATATCCATTTAATATTTTTTCACCCCTTATCGCCAATTACAGCTATATTATTGGGGGAACGCTTCGCCTCTGCATTGGAATTGGAACTTTACTCGTTTATTTCGAAAAAGTTCGCAATGATTTAATAAAAAAGGAGCATGAAGCACGCCTATTTGCAGAAAATGCATCGGATATTATTTATTATGTTGAAATGTATCCAACCTTTAAAATTAATTATATTAGTCCTGCTGTTCTTCAAGTAACCGGCTACACAGTTCAGGACTTTATGAAAAACCCAACCTTTTATTTAAAAGTCATCCACCCTGAAGATAGAAAATTAATAGAAAGATTTATTCGTTCAGCCCCAGACAATATTCAGGATACATTACTGTTACGAATTTTTGATAAAAACAAAAAAATTATTTGGCTAGAACAAAAAGTTGTCCCTGTTTATCATAGAAATAATCAATTTATCGGAATCCAAGGGATTATTCGCGATATTTCTGAGCGAAAAAACCTAGAAAGACTTTCATCAGTTCTTGATAAAATGAGTGCTGTCCGCAATATGGCTGCAACAGTAGCCCATGAAATTCGCAATCCGATGACAACAGTTAAGGGATATCTTCAGCTTATGTCGCGAAAAAATAAATATCAAAGCGACCATGATAAATTCAAACTTATGATTGATGAATTAAATCGAGCAAACCTTATCATCTCCGAATATTTATCCGCATCACGAGAAAAAGTAATTCTTCTTAAACCGTGTGTACTAAATGATATTATTCTTACTATATTACCGCTACTTGAAGCTACAGCAAAAGATAATTTTGTAACAATAAAAACAAAATTATCCGAATTACCAAAAATTCCGTTAGATGAAAATGAAATTCGCCAACTTATTTTAAACATTGTTCGCAATGGAGTTGAAGCTATGCAAAATGGTGGTTTTTTACACATAGAAACCGTTTACAACAAAAATCAAGTAGTTTTATCCATTCACGATCACGGAACCGGAATCCCAGAGGAAATATTAAACAATATTGGCACTCCTTTTTTTACTACAAAAGACACTGGTACCGGTTTAGGACTATCCGTATGTTATCAAATTGCTGCTCGGCATAATGCCAATATAAAAATTGATACTAGCAACCTCGGTACTACATTTCATATCTGCTTTGACCTTTAG
- a CDS encoding GNAT family N-acyltransferase: protein MQKNQNLLTNDESTILLKVAQTNAEKEAVYNFRYNVYVEEMDKHRIDADLNHKMISDLFDDWAINIYAEKSGKIVGVNRLNIAPANKFPKDIIQTLDLKRFIQLGGLEENENITLMTKLMVDKAFRNSPLLYLLMKKSYELFAEYDIQFGFGGCNLHLLRLYEQMGLHRYAENFIDGGYGLLFPIVMLADDVDHFRRVRSPLYRLARKRTNKNLDKVTWFHETFQNNSNIMNSQIISADALWDFLCRTLKASPTNILPILDGLSVEEAKIFVHSCGIIIQCQPNNLLTLQGEVSYSHTILLSGKLQSKTIIKPQKHYLPGDYFGANGLTEQNKHIEDIVAIAPSQILVLTGLGFQRFSNSNFEIAHKIVKNCRQISYHSPYKLTVNE from the coding sequence ATGCAAAAAAATCAGAATTTATTAACAAATGATGAATCAACAATTTTATTAAAGGTAGCACAAACTAACGCTGAAAAAGAGGCCGTTTACAATTTTCGCTATAACGTTTACGTTGAAGAAATGGATAAACATCGTATTGACGCAGATCTAAATCACAAAATGATTTCGGATCTTTTTGACGATTGGGCTATCAATATCTACGCTGAGAAATCTGGCAAAATCGTTGGCGTCAACCGCCTAAATATTGCCCCAGCGAATAAATTTCCTAAAGATATCATTCAAACTCTCGATTTAAAAAGATTTATTCAATTAGGGGGATTAGAAGAAAATGAAAATATAACCCTAATGACAAAATTAATGGTAGACAAAGCTTTTCGCAACTCACCTCTTCTCTATTTATTAATGAAAAAATCATATGAACTCTTCGCTGAATATGATATTCAATTCGGGTTTGGTGGCTGCAACCTGCATTTATTACGTCTCTATGAACAAATGGGACTGCACCGCTATGCAGAAAACTTTATTGATGGTGGCTATGGACTATTATTTCCTATTGTTATGCTGGCTGACGATGTTGACCACTTCCGTCGTGTTCGTTCGCCTTTATACCGTCTAGCACGCAAAAGAACAAATAAAAATTTAGATAAAGTTACTTGGTTTCACGAAACTTTTCAAAATAATTCAAATATTATGAATAGCCAAATAATTAGTGCCGACGCACTCTGGGATTTTCTTTGCCGAACGTTAAAAGCCTCACCAACAAATATTTTACCAATCCTTGATGGCTTATCGGTTGAGGAGGCAAAAATATTTGTTCATAGCTGCGGAATTATCATTCAATGCCAACCAAATAATTTGCTCACACTCCAAGGCGAAGTCAGTTATTCTCATACAATTTTATTGAGCGGGAAACTACAATCTAAAACAATAATAAAGCCCCAAAAACATTACCTACCTGGAGATTACTTCGGCGCAAACGGATTAACAGAGCAAAACAAACATATTGAAGATATTGTTGCCATCGCTCCTTCTCAAATTTTAGTCTTAACCGGGCTTGGATTTCAGCGTTTTAGTAACAGTAACTTTGAAATTGCTCATAAAATAGTGAAAAACTGTCGTCAAATAAGTTATCATTCTCCCTATAAATTAACCGTTAACGAATAG
- a CDS encoding baseplate J/gp47 family protein, which yields MNVDFKSLIGAKSFEELMTQAREKMSESSITNWNTGGVFKNLAALCMQGLADLYKLIYETILPNSYAKTAKGKWLDFIAEDVDVQRHLATKTIGNVKFIRNEAVTGAIKIESGSIVKTPMTAKGEELRYFVIEEVILEESCNEIAVKCQAEFEGAEYNVGQGTISILVTHINGISVSNDADWVVNEGTNEEDDESLRERYFLRWNELSTGSTALAYKSWARSVTGVLDVAVNDMHPRGQGTVDVIITSSDGVPTEALKKAVLDYIETKRPQCSDVLVKEPNLIPINITVELWLPIDEGDTEETIAEGVKVTQAMFVPDEDKKDISIQKIGRGFYNARLNKYLMGIDSVFNVVIASPVDDVLVESGDLISRNEINITVKRVNLT from the coding sequence ATGAATGTAGATTTTAAATCGCTAATAGGAGCAAAAAGTTTTGAGGAATTAATGACACAAGCAAGAGAAAAGATGTCTGAAAGTAGTATAACTAACTGGAATACGGGTGGGGTTTTTAAAAATTTAGCAGCACTATGTATGCAAGGATTAGCTGATTTATATAAATTGATTTATGAAACAATTTTACCTAACTCTTATGCGAAAACAGCGAAAGGAAAATGGCTGGATTTTATAGCTGAAGATGTTGATGTACAACGACATTTGGCAACAAAGACAATAGGTAATGTTAAATTTATAAGAAATGAAGCTGTTACTGGTGCGATAAAGATAGAAAGTGGCTCAATTGTAAAAACACCTATGACAGCAAAAGGAGAAGAATTACGTTATTTCGTTATTGAAGAGGTAATACTTGAAGAATCTTGTAATGAGATTGCAGTAAAATGCCAAGCTGAATTTGAAGGAGCAGAATATAACGTAGGGCAGGGAACAATTAGTATATTGGTAACACATATTAATGGTATATCCGTTTCAAATGATGCTGATTGGGTAGTTAATGAGGGGACGAATGAGGAGGATGATGAATCCTTAAGGGAACGTTATTTTCTTAGATGGAATGAGCTTTCGACTGGTTCAACTGCATTAGCTTATAAGTCCTGGGCAAGAAGTGTCACTGGCGTTTTAGATGTTGCTGTTAATGATATGCATCCAAGAGGGCAGGGAACGGTTGATGTAATTATTACCTCTTCGGATGGTGTGCCAACGGAAGCATTAAAAAAAGCGGTGTTAGATTACATAGAAACAAAACGACCACAATGTTCAGATGTATTAGTAAAAGAGCCAAATTTGATTCCAATTAATATAACTGTAGAACTCTGGCTACCAATTGATGAGGGGGATACCGAAGAAACAATTGCAGAGGGGGTAAAAGTTACTCAGGCAATGTTTGTACCAGATGAAGATAAAAAAGATATTTCAATTCAAAAGATAGGCAGAGGCTTTTATAATGCTAGATTAAATAAATATTTAATGGGGATTGATTCGGTTTTTAATGTTGTTATTGCTTCGCCCGTAGATGATGTATTAGTAGAAAGTGGTGATTTAATCAGCAGAAATGAGATAAATATTACTGTAAAAAGAGTGAATTTAACATGA
- a CDS encoding GPW/gp25 family protein — MDTGYLGKDMAFSTQFQTLATGDTAIVSGRNCLAQDLRHALTTPKGDLWYEPTYGVDIYKYLKNEINEVNRLSLELEIVLTIEADPRVVANSAIAKVVEWDLHSVKVKASCQPIDGSNRLNMVLGYSPNAFEGEVS, encoded by the coding sequence ATGGATACTGGTTATTTGGGAAAAGATATGGCATTTTCAACCCAATTTCAAACTTTAGCTACTGGCGATACCGCGATAGTAAGCGGTAGAAATTGTTTAGCACAAGATTTACGTCATGCTTTAACTACTCCCAAAGGTGATTTATGGTATGAGCCAACGTATGGAGTAGATATTTATAAATATCTAAAAAATGAAATAAATGAAGTAAATCGCCTGTCGCTTGAACTTGAAATTGTCTTAACGATTGAAGCTGATCCACGAGTTGTGGCGAATAGTGCGATTGCAAAAGTTGTTGAATGGGATTTACATAGTGTAAAGGTAAAAGCATCTTGTCAGCCTATTGATGGAAGCAACCGCTTAAATATGGTTTTGGGTTATAGTCCGAATGCTTTTGAGGGGGAGGTGAGTTAA
- a CDS encoding phage baseplate assembly protein V, whose translation MANTQELATTLKTIIKELFPELNGYNFPLKAKVVKVNEAGGNIDAFHKVYSVDVQPLKADGSIDDENPTIPDVEIPVCWAGNQRGIFCLPEVGATVRIAYYYNDPSHPYVDAILGEGFQVPKHALGSLIIQQKDGVRIEVDKNSNIHIKTMEKIFLVSGSHPVAFADIVKSIFDSHTHPTPHGESGVPSQQMDGHDSKQVFTG comes from the coding sequence ATGGCGAATACTCAGGAGTTAGCAACTACATTAAAGACGATTATAAAAGAACTTTTTCCAGAATTAAATGGATACAACTTTCCGTTAAAAGCTAAAGTGGTAAAAGTAAATGAGGCGGGTGGAAATATTGACGCATTTCATAAAGTTTATAGTGTTGATGTGCAACCATTAAAAGCAGATGGGAGTATTGATGACGAAAATCCAACTATACCTGATGTCGAAATACCTGTTTGCTGGGCTGGCAATCAGAGAGGAATTTTCTGTTTGCCAGAGGTTGGGGCAACAGTCAGAATTGCTTACTATTATAATGATCCCTCGCATCCATATGTAGATGCTATTTTAGGAGAAGGCTTTCAAGTACCGAAGCATGCTTTAGGTTCTTTAATTATTCAGCAAAAAGACGGTGTTAGGATTGAGGTTGATAAAAATTCAAATATCCACATAAAGACAATGGAAAAGATATTTTTAGTATCAGGCAGTCATCCTGTAGCTTTTGCAGATATTGTGAAAAGTATATTTGATAGTCATACCCATCCAACACCACACGGCGAAAGCGGTGTACCAAGCCAACAGATGGATGGGCATGATTCTAAACAAGTATTCACTGGATAG
- a CDS encoding phage tail tape measure protein has protein sequence MEAIFKLAAIYSVVDKLTGPVKKMSGSVINFEKMLNKANGMQNYGMKMGVGAAAIGVAADKMKSGILSIAEPYSKIEDATAQLQTVTTSTMGSMQKSLKATQQAAINWSKSHTDSAESYLQATTKMASAGLNDIQAIAGTSSALALAKANMGEAGSAAELLSQIYNNMGDKTRDANQEMTHLSDVMTKTMQLYQVKNLGALGEGLAAAMSSAKNYKVSVEELNMVIGQLNNLGITGSAAGTAFSATLRQMNKASQDLGFSIARTADGGINLTETIVNIKNKYGDFSSMTQEQQMAFQSAFGDEGLRAIGLLMDQTDGMKSALQEVTGATGETAKALAILEDTGSARMQVAMNKLEAMKIQFGEKILGNKTLMEEILPGIMNNVEWIGNLATSFMELHPQMTQNIVLFTVLGAVALGAIAPVIAIIGGVLTLAGSGLGAIVKIGQGTKWFFNLLRSEAVITYLLNLKIKLISAFMSGRAAVVRCAASMQTFILSMWRASAAAAMAGAQGLKQMTIGLAMMARQAIMTAVTAIPAMIAAVWSFTIALLANPITWIVLGIAALALAIYYCAKNWDIISLAAQNAWNVIVEVFQSGLSCIKEGINGALAWIDNMMTTFFNSGAALWEAFTGGIRSALSGPAEAVKEGLQWIRNMLPFSDAKEGPLSQLTHNGKKLMSTIAEGVTIEAPKLHDAVGDGLDIDDLFPKPPKGGQGGSGKSIVFQGPITIEVENMNKPDDFFGALKQFADEVGG, from the coding sequence ATGGAGGCAATATTTAAGCTAGCAGCAATTTATTCTGTTGTAGATAAATTAACTGGACCGGTTAAAAAAATGTCTGGTTCGGTGATAAACTTTGAAAAAATGCTAAACAAAGCAAATGGTATGCAAAACTATGGAATGAAAATGGGCGTTGGTGCAGCTGCAATTGGTGTAGCTGCTGATAAGATGAAGTCTGGAATTTTAAGTATAGCAGAACCTTATTCAAAAATAGAAGATGCAACAGCGCAACTTCAAACGGTTACGACTTCTACAATGGGAAGTATGCAAAAATCTTTAAAGGCTACACAACAGGCAGCTATTAATTGGTCGAAGTCGCATACTGATTCAGCTGAAAGCTACTTACAAGCAACTACAAAGATGGCTTCGGCAGGGTTAAATGATATACAGGCAATTGCAGGTACATCGTCAGCTTTAGCTCTTGCAAAAGCAAATATGGGGGAAGCGGGAAGCGCAGCAGAACTTTTATCACAAATTTATAATAATATGGGTGATAAAACACGTGATGCAAATCAAGAAATGACTCATCTTAGCGATGTTATGACAAAGACTATGCAACTTTACCAAGTGAAAAATTTAGGGGCATTAGGTGAAGGGCTGGCTGCTGCGATGTCATCAGCAAAAAACTATAAGGTTTCTGTTGAAGAATTAAATATGGTTATTGGGCAATTGAATAATTTAGGTATTACGGGAAGTGCAGCGGGAACAGCTTTTTCAGCGACTTTACGGCAGATGAATAAAGCTTCTCAAGATTTAGGATTTTCAATTGCCCGTACTGCCGATGGGGGAATTAATCTTACTGAAACTATAGTAAACATTAAAAATAAATATGGTGATTTCTCTAGTATGACTCAAGAACAACAAATGGCTTTCCAATCGGCTTTTGGTGATGAAGGATTAAGAGCTATTGGATTACTAATGGATCAAACGGATGGGATGAAATCTGCATTACAAGAGGTGACGGGGGCAACAGGTGAAACTGCAAAGGCATTAGCAATATTAGAGGATACTGGTAGTGCAAGGATGCAAGTTGCTATGAATAAATTAGAAGCTATGAAAATACAATTTGGTGAAAAAATTCTAGGAAACAAAACATTGATGGAAGAAATTTTACCAGGAATTATGAATAATGTTGAATGGATTGGTAATCTAGCAACTTCATTTATGGAGCTTCATCCACAGATGACACAGAATATAGTTCTTTTTACGGTATTAGGTGCAGTTGCTTTAGGTGCGATTGCTCCAGTAATAGCCATTATAGGTGGGGTGTTAACTTTAGCGGGTAGTGGACTTGGAGCAATTGTAAAAATTGGACAAGGAACAAAGTGGTTTTTTAATCTCTTACGTAGTGAAGCGGTCATTACGTATTTATTAAATTTAAAGATAAAGTTAATTAGTGCATTTATGTCAGGACGAGCAGCGGTAGTTAGATGTGCTGCTTCAATGCAAACTTTTATTCTTTCAATGTGGCGTGCTTCGGCAGCGGCAGCTATGGCAGGAGCGCAAGGTTTAAAGCAAATGACGATAGGACTAGCAATGATGGCACGGCAGGCAATTATGACAGCGGTTACGGCAATCCCGGCAATGATTGCTGCCGTTTGGTCGTTTACTATAGCATTACTAGCAAATCCAATTACATGGATTGTACTTGGTATTGCAGCCTTGGCTTTAGCTATATATTATTGTGCGAAAAACTGGGATATTATCTCGCTTGCAGCACAAAATGCTTGGAATGTAATTGTCGAAGTATTTCAAAGCGGTTTATCTTGTATAAAAGAAGGCATTAACGGAGCTTTGGCATGGATAGATAATATGATGACAACCTTTTTTAATAGTGGAGCAGCACTTTGGGAAGCGTTTACTGGCGGTATTCGGTCAGCACTTTCCGGCCCGGCTGAAGCAGTAAAAGAAGGGTTGCAATGGATTAGAAATATGCTTCCTTTTTCAGATGCAAAAGAAGGCCCGCTTTCCCAGCTTACCCACAACGGGAAAAAATTAATGTCTACAATTGCTGAAGGGGTAACTATTGAAGCACCTAAATTGCATGATGCTGTTGGAGATGGTTTAGATATTGATGATTTATTCCCAAAACCACCTAAAGGTGGGCAAGGAGGAAGTGGCAAAAGTATCGTTTTCCAAGGCCCAATTACAATAGAAGTTGAGAACATGAATAAACCAGATGATTTTTTTGGAGCATTGAAGCAATTTGCGGATGAGGTTGGTGGATGA
- a CDS encoding DUF6848 family protein: MTKNTEVEIVEAATVVNAKAVNKELAAEIPEPITEQINQWKAQYGEVYKISSDNDDLELTLYFRKPLRQHLSRFTKSVMGDSLKAMHNLVQDTLIYPDMAAIAPLLTEKPGLIVPIGTQLQEIVGTNNSFLAKKL, translated from the coding sequence ATGACTAAAAATACAGAAGTTGAAATTGTAGAAGCTGCTACAGTCGTAAATGCTAAAGCTGTAAATAAAGAATTAGCAGCAGAGATTCCAGAACCGATTACAGAGCAGATTAATCAATGGAAAGCACAGTATGGAGAGGTTTATAAAATTAGTTCAGATAACGATGATTTGGAATTAACTTTATATTTTAGAAAGCCATTAAGACAACATTTAAGCAGATTTACTAAGTCTGTCATGGGCGACTCTTTAAAGGCAATGCATAATCTTGTACAAGATACTTTAATTTATCCTGATATGGCAGCAATTGCGCCACTTTTGACAGAAAAGCCAGGATTAATTGTACCGATTGGAACGCAATTACAAGAAATCGTAGGTACAAATAACAGTTTTTTAGCAAAGAAATTGTAA